In one window of Flavobacterium ginsengisoli DNA:
- a CDS encoding T9SS type B sorting domain-containing protein, producing MKVSYFDNNGNPLASPLPNPYTNATKNQEIITVRVTNILTNCYKETTLVLKTTSQPQINKPSNKYACDEGNGFATFDMSGIEKEIIGNQSGLKVMYFDNNGNQLASPFPALFRNTQSKSQTIKVKVENQTNSLCNSETNFDLLVNELPTVKVEKTYFLCNLETSLHVNVENNLDSYSWKFGEDNVISNTNEADLVNAGKYTLVVGKIQNDIYCENKFEFELIRSTLPTIKEVRYKELSDNNFIEIIPTFEGNLEYSIDGINYQDSNYFSNVQGGTYISYLRDKEGCGEDTKEVTVIDYPKFFTPNSDGHNDLWQIASSKKYPNSKISIFDRYGRLLKELFANDLGWDGFYNGAEMPTDDYWFRANFDNKTIFSGHFSLKR from the coding sequence ATGAAAGTTTCTTATTTTGATAATAATGGAAATCCATTAGCAAGTCCGTTGCCAAATCCTTATACAAATGCAACTAAAAATCAAGAAATAATAACTGTTAGAGTAACTAATATTTTAACCAATTGTTATAAGGAAACAACATTAGTTTTAAAAACAACTTCGCAACCTCAAATTAATAAACCATCCAATAAATATGCCTGCGATGAAGGAAATGGTTTTGCCACTTTTGATATGTCCGGCATAGAAAAAGAAATTATAGGAAATCAATCAGGGCTTAAAGTAATGTATTTTGATAATAACGGAAACCAATTGGCAAGCCCATTTCCAGCCTTATTTCGAAATACACAGTCAAAATCCCAAACAATAAAAGTAAAAGTAGAAAACCAAACCAATAGCCTTTGCAATTCTGAAACAAATTTTGATTTATTGGTGAACGAATTGCCTACTGTAAAGGTCGAAAAAACATATTTTCTATGTAATCTAGAGACTTCTTTACATGTAAATGTTGAGAATAATTTAGATAGTTACAGCTGGAAATTTGGCGAGGATAATGTTATTTCAAATACTAACGAAGCAGATTTGGTAAATGCAGGAAAGTATACTCTTGTGGTTGGAAAAATTCAAAACGATATTTATTGTGAAAACAAATTTGAGTTTGAATTGATACGATCGACTCTTCCAACTATTAAAGAAGTAAGATACAAGGAATTGTCAGATAACAATTTTATTGAAATTATCCCAACATTCGAAGGGAATCTAGAATATTCTATAGATGGTATAAATTATCAGGATAGTAATTATTTTTCTAATGTTCAGGGCGGAACTTATATTTCTTATCTGAGAGATAAAGAGGGTTGCGGTGAAGACACTAAAGAAGTTACAGTAATTGATTATCCTAAATTTTTCACACCAAATAGCGATGGTCATAATGATCTTTGGCAGATAGCAAGTAGTAAAAAATACCCAAATTCAAAAATATCCATATTTGACAGATATGGCAGATTATTGAAAGAACTTTTTGCAAATGATCTAGGTTGGGACGGATTCTACAATGGAGCAGAAATGCCGACAGATGATTATTGGTTTAGAGCTAATTTTGATAATAAGACTATTTTTTCAGGACATTTTTCATTAAAAAGATAA
- a CDS encoding PKD domain-containing protein, which translates to MRITINQKNKFNTAISFLFFLFFQCINAQITLTHNVGTTLVKTSMYTCDRDEAWSKLFTLSDFGIKPNEQFVIRSGQIGISKSDEGSNLYFTVYSIDDNFPVFFYSSFPRTVLGSRSFNPTRVINGAPEIFQFDFDEPIVVPAGTKRIMVTVHKIKDIYNPKSGEVFIAGTAQDNGESWYLGCDLNHGLSRTTDLTIPVPDANFYINVTGEVFDTKSLGPITRISHNLNDELIDTGIHSCTSAYIYWARTFNLKDFGISNNEEFIINSGQVGINKTGWLAEISFNIYEIDDNFPCSFSEKKLIGSSQYEELRPSIDENSQIIQVDFDKPIKIPAGVKKILVEVHKGIVYGDGVAFIAGTTQSEGVSWQRGCTTLVGYPDLGNGYVSTADFGKPQANFYINVTGNVNKVKNNVFEMNISNICSEFLKEFSVSDQSKIASIIWDFGDPDSGANNVSTDLSPFHDFSADGKYTITAKVTGKDGTVENLSETIDVKEPPKAYGINNIYACENSLNTGFSTSFDTSTVTQQVLGTQTEKIVTFIDSKGNKYETLPNPFANTVKDRETITVRVSHDDNPCCYSETTFDLIVNQLPNLSPISDLVVCDNGNGFAQFDLKPIETILETSADLKAEFYHQNGQKIQGSLNAVANLIAKEEKITVKVVNTNTNCYNESTFKLIVSPVPACKFFTRINRL; encoded by the coding sequence ATGAGAATAACTATAAATCAAAAAAACAAATTTAATACAGCAATTTCGTTTTTATTTTTTCTGTTTTTCCAATGCATAAATGCGCAGATAACATTGACTCATAATGTTGGAACAACACTTGTTAAGACTAGTATGTATACTTGCGATAGAGATGAAGCCTGGTCGAAGTTATTTACATTATCAGATTTTGGTATAAAACCAAACGAACAATTTGTTATTAGATCGGGACAAATTGGAATTAGTAAATCTGATGAAGGTTCAAATTTATATTTTACTGTCTATAGTATCGACGACAATTTTCCTGTTTTCTTTTATTCTTCATTTCCAAGAACGGTGCTTGGAAGCCGTAGTTTTAATCCAACGAGAGTTATTAATGGTGCTCCAGAAATTTTCCAGTTTGATTTTGATGAACCAATAGTTGTTCCAGCTGGAACTAAAAGAATAATGGTCACAGTGCATAAGATAAAAGATATTTATAATCCAAAGTCGGGAGAAGTCTTTATTGCGGGTACTGCACAAGACAATGGAGAATCGTGGTATTTAGGCTGTGACTTAAATCATGGACTATCGCGTACTACAGATTTGACTATTCCTGTTCCAGATGCAAATTTTTATATTAATGTGACGGGCGAAGTATTTGATACAAAAAGTTTAGGACCAATCACTAGAATCTCACATAACCTCAATGACGAATTAATAGATACTGGTATACATTCATGTACATCGGCATATATTTATTGGGCAAGAACTTTTAACTTAAAAGATTTTGGTATATCAAATAATGAGGAATTTATAATTAATTCAGGGCAAGTTGGAATTAACAAAACAGGTTGGCTAGCTGAAATTAGTTTTAATATCTATGAAATTGATGATAATTTCCCATGTTCTTTCTCTGAAAAAAAATTAATAGGAAGCAGTCAATATGAAGAGCTGCGGCCGAGTATTGATGAGAACTCTCAGATTATACAAGTAGATTTTGATAAACCAATCAAAATTCCAGCTGGTGTAAAAAAAATTCTGGTAGAAGTTCATAAAGGAATTGTTTATGGAGATGGAGTTGCCTTTATAGCGGGTACAACACAAAGTGAGGGCGTGTCATGGCAACGAGGTTGTACAACACTAGTAGGATATCCTGATCTTGGAAATGGCTATGTTTCGACTGCTGATTTTGGAAAACCGCAAGCCAATTTTTATATCAACGTGACAGGAAATGTAAATAAGGTTAAAAATAATGTTTTTGAAATGAACATTTCGAATATATGTTCTGAATTCTTAAAAGAATTTAGTGTTAGTGATCAGTCAAAAATTGCTTCAATTATATGGGATTTCGGAGATCCAGATTCAGGAGCAAATAATGTTTCTACGGATTTATCTCCCTTTCATGATTTTTCGGCCGATGGAAAATATACTATTACCGCCAAGGTTACTGGCAAAGATGGAACTGTTGAAAATTTATCGGAAACAATTGATGTGAAAGAACCGCCTAAAGCATATGGAATCAATAATATTTACGCTTGTGAAAATAGTTTAAACACAGGATTTTCTACCTCTTTTGATACTTCAACAGTTACGCAGCAGGTTTTGGGAACTCAAACTGAAAAAATAGTTACTTTCATAGACAGCAAAGGCAATAAGTATGAAACATTGCCAAACCCATTCGCAAATACAGTTAAAGATAGAGAAACGATTACTGTTAGGGTAAGTCACGATGACAATCCTTGTTGCTATTCTGAAACTACATTTGATTTAATTGTAAATCAATTGCCAAATTTATCTCCAATTTCAGATTTGGTTGTTTGTGATAATGGAAATGGTTTTGCTCAATTTGATTTAAAACCAATAGAGACAATTTTAGAAACTTCTGCTGACTTAAAAGCTGAATTTTATCATCAAAACGGGCAGAAGATACAAGGGTCATTAAATGCAGTTGCGAATCTAATAGCCAAAGAAGAAAAAATTACTGTCAAGGTTGTCAATACGAATACGAATTGTTATAATGAATCGACATTTAAATTAATAGTAAGTCCGGTTCCTGCTTGCAAATTCTTTACAAGAATTAATAGGCTGTGA
- a CDS encoding OsmC family protein has protein sequence MAYKHLFKASLNWISNKSSENTTSKIYTKNHQIQIEGKPVLDISVAKAFKGDPVLYNPEDLLLSSLVSCHMMSYLYVCSQNGIEVLEYSDNAEATLEVNQDGSGSFTEVRLNPNVTIGNSYKIELALELHKKANQLCFIANSCNFPVLHEASCKAI, from the coding sequence ATGGCATATAAACATCTATTTAAAGCATCATTAAATTGGATTTCAAACAAAAGTTCAGAAAATACAACTTCAAAAATTTACACCAAAAACCATCAAATTCAAATTGAAGGAAAACCCGTTTTAGATATTTCAGTCGCAAAAGCCTTCAAAGGCGATCCAGTATTATATAATCCAGAAGATTTATTATTGAGCAGTTTAGTTTCTTGTCACATGATGTCATACTTATATGTCTGCTCCCAAAACGGAATAGAAGTTTTAGAATATTCAGATAATGCTGAAGCAACTTTAGAAGTAAATCAAGATGGAAGCGGGAGTTTTACAGAAGTTAGATTGAATCCAAATGTTACGATTGGAAACTCATATAAAATAGAATTGGCTTTAGAACTTCATAAAAAAGCAAACCAACTATGTTTTATTGCTAATTCATGCAATTTTCCTGTTTTGCATGAGGCGAGTTGTAAAGCAATTTAA
- a CDS encoding T9SS type B sorting domain-containing protein yields the protein MLKILSVIFFLSLGCYAQGEANIWYFGDLSGVDFNGVLPVSLKDSQMYADGGCSSISNANGELLFYTNGVVVWDKLHNKMSNGSNLGGSYVIGQSTIIIPKPGSNNIYYIITSPGLDINMNSSTKYTEVDMNLNGGLGDVTVNKNVPIATGTCRNIAAIKKPNDIDYWFILHNEIDDKFYVYSITSAGIITNPIVSSSKSANDGGLFFSGYLKFSPDGSKIAMAAYGAGTTLFDFDVNNGLISNPQIINNHYDCYGVEFSPSGDVLYTTRSDIYKNQLIQYDLTASNIQSTEKIIGSGHNMGFYGSMSSLQYAPDGKIYLSFTNSYALGVINDPDNLGPSCNYNPAALNIFGETNADLPQFVRSVLDFSIKTKNNCLGENTSFSLTGSQNLVSIVWDFGDGTTSTDKNPSHTYTSAGKYIVSVSATSALGKNLKRKKEVHISQIPIATQPQNVLVCDNDNDGLYSFDLTAQNKAILNGQDPDLFIVNYFSNNKIIDSPENYINSVSYQEETITAEVSNKNNTECKSITTFKIDVFDTPFPNLSTAIQDLVSCDNSSFGSDNDGKVIFDLTQRATAILNGQSAMQFLLSYYKDETLTQPILTPENYQNTNLKETIFVKLVNKDNPNCVAVTSFKIEVLVLPDINNAIDLKQCDDNIDGFSAFNLEESISKITSNVNNEDISFFKTAQDAQNSTNPILNTTNYINQVASVDRVFVRVTNKNGCYRTAQLNLIVSTTQIPKSFRKSFVQCDDAILGTNTDGIASFDFSDVTNQIQNIFPAGQQLDITFYTNLSDALAEKNNILDISNYRNTGSPNTQDIYVRVDNKLSNDCLGLENCITLTVEPIPLIQPMEQIHCDDDHDGLYAFDTSAIENNLLNGLNNVTVSYFDQNNNELSSPLPNPFITSTQTISVVVSNNNLPSCSFASTLKFIVDDLPQAFPIDASLTTVCDDEVDPALQDGKYAFDTSDFQNTILGGQTGMIVKYSDGNNIELPSPLPNPFITSSQNIKVEVSNPLNSSCIASTIIPFIVRPKPVIKLEGEELVCSDLPTFTKIINAGLLDETQKGNYSYSWTFNGNLIERENNYDLTVNKKGIYKVEVLDNEGCSATRTITVNASDKATLEIEVVDMSSDNAITVLATGAGDYVFSLDDKNGDYQTSNIFTNVPAGIHNVFVKDLNGCGVVAQEVAILGIPNYFTPNQDGYNDTWNLKGINPIFTSKTSVQIFDRYGKFIKQINPIGEGWDGTYLGQQMPSADYWYSIQLEDGRIFKGHFSLKR from the coding sequence ATGCTAAAAATATTATCCGTAATTTTCTTTTTATCGTTAGGTTGTTATGCACAAGGTGAGGCAAACATTTGGTATTTTGGAGATTTGTCAGGGGTTGATTTTAATGGTGTATTACCAGTTTCTTTAAAAGACAGCCAAATGTATGCAGATGGCGGATGTTCGAGTATTTCTAATGCAAACGGAGAATTGTTATTTTATACTAACGGAGTGGTTGTTTGGGACAAGCTTCATAATAAAATGTCAAACGGAAGCAATTTAGGAGGCAGTTATGTAATAGGCCAATCAACAATTATAATTCCCAAACCAGGATCAAATAATATTTATTATATAATAACAAGTCCAGGATTAGATATAAACATGAATTCGTCTACAAAATATACAGAAGTAGATATGAATTTAAATGGCGGATTAGGAGATGTGACTGTCAATAAAAATGTACCAATTGCAACTGGTACTTGCAGAAATATAGCGGCTATAAAAAAACCAAATGATATCGATTACTGGTTTATTCTCCATAATGAAATTGATGACAAATTTTATGTTTACAGTATTACTTCTGCGGGAATTATCACTAATCCAATAGTAAGTAGCTCTAAATCTGCAAATGATGGAGGTTTGTTTTTTTCAGGATATTTAAAGTTTTCACCAGATGGATCAAAAATTGCAATGGCAGCCTATGGTGCAGGAACAACTTTATTTGACTTTGATGTCAATAACGGACTAATATCTAATCCACAGATTATAAATAATCATTATGACTGTTATGGAGTTGAATTTTCTCCTTCAGGAGATGTTTTATATACAACCAGATCTGATATATATAAAAATCAATTAATTCAATACGATTTAACGGCTTCAAATATTCAGTCTACTGAAAAAATTATAGGTAGCGGTCACAATATGGGATTTTACGGTTCTATGTCGTCCTTGCAATATGCTCCTGATGGCAAAATATATCTTTCATTTACCAATTCTTATGCCTTAGGTGTTATTAATGATCCTGATAACCTGGGGCCTAGTTGCAATTATAATCCTGCAGCTCTTAATATCTTTGGAGAAACCAATGCAGATCTCCCACAGTTTGTAAGGTCAGTACTTGATTTTTCAATAAAAACAAAGAATAATTGTTTGGGAGAAAACACCTCGTTTTCATTAACAGGCAGTCAAAACCTTGTGTCTATAGTTTGGGATTTTGGTGATGGGACTACAAGCACAGATAAAAATCCTTCTCATACATATACTTCAGCAGGAAAATATATTGTCTCTGTATCTGCTACAAGTGCACTTGGAAAAAATCTCAAAAGGAAAAAAGAGGTGCATATTTCACAAATACCTATAGCAACCCAACCTCAAAACGTATTAGTTTGCGACAACGATAATGATGGATTGTATTCTTTTGACTTAACTGCGCAGAACAAAGCTATATTAAATGGACAAGATCCTGATTTGTTTATAGTAAATTATTTTTCTAATAATAAAATAATTGATTCACCTGAAAATTACATTAATTCGGTTTCTTATCAGGAGGAAACTATAACTGCCGAAGTTTCAAATAAAAACAATACAGAATGTAAAAGCATCACAACTTTTAAAATTGATGTATTTGACACGCCATTTCCTAATTTATCCACAGCAATTCAGGATTTAGTTTCATGCGATAATTCAAGTTTTGGAAGTGACAATGATGGTAAAGTTATTTTTGATTTGACTCAAAGAGCTACGGCTATTTTAAACGGGCAGTCAGCGATGCAATTTCTCTTATCCTATTATAAAGATGAAACCTTAACACAGCCTATTCTTACTCCAGAAAATTATCAAAACACAAACTTAAAAGAAACTATTTTTGTCAAATTGGTTAATAAAGATAATCCCAATTGTGTAGCGGTTACTTCATTCAAAATTGAAGTTTTGGTTTTGCCAGATATCAATAATGCAATTGATTTAAAGCAATGTGATGATAATATTGATGGTTTTAGTGCTTTTAATTTAGAAGAATCCATCAGTAAAATAACTTCCAATGTAAACAATGAAGATATTTCTTTTTTTAAAACTGCCCAAGATGCACAAAATAGTACTAATCCTATTTTGAATACAACAAATTATATTAATCAGGTTGCTAGTGTCGACAGAGTATTTGTTCGTGTAACCAATAAAAATGGATGTTACAGAACCGCACAATTAAATCTTATCGTATCTACAACTCAAATACCGAAATCTTTTAGAAAAAGCTTTGTGCAATGTGATGATGCAATTTTAGGCACAAATACAGACGGAATTGCATCTTTTGATTTTAGTGACGTAACCAATCAAATTCAAAATATATTTCCAGCAGGACAGCAGTTAGATATTACGTTTTATACAAATTTATCGGATGCACTTGCAGAGAAAAATAATATTTTAGACATCTCAAATTATAGAAATACAGGATCTCCAAATACTCAAGATATTTATGTACGTGTAGATAATAAATTAAGTAATGACTGTTTAGGGTTAGAAAATTGCATTACCCTTACGGTTGAACCAATTCCATTAATACAACCAATGGAGCAAATTCATTGTGACGATGATCATGACGGATTATATGCCTTTGATACATCAGCAATTGAAAACAATTTATTGAATGGTTTAAACAATGTTACGGTTTCGTATTTTGATCAAAATAATAATGAGTTATCAAGTCCGTTGCCAAATCCTTTTATAACATCGACACAAACAATAAGTGTTGTTGTTAGCAATAATAATTTACCATCTTGTTCTTTTGCAAGTACCTTGAAGTTTATCGTTGATGACTTGCCTCAAGCTTTTCCTATTGACGCATCCTTAACTACTGTTTGTGATGATGAAGTAGATCCAGCTCTGCAAGACGGAAAATACGCGTTTGACACTTCTGATTTTCAAAATACAATTCTTGGAGGACAAACCGGAATGATTGTAAAATATTCAGATGGTAATAATATTGAATTGCCGAGTCCGTTGCCCAACCCTTTTATTACTTCTTCTCAAAATATAAAGGTTGAAGTTAGCAATCCTTTAAATTCTTCTTGTATTGCCAGTACAATTATTCCGTTTATTGTACGACCAAAACCGGTTATTAAATTAGAAGGAGAGGAGCTGGTGTGCAGTGATCTGCCAACTTTTACAAAAATTATCAATGCAGGTTTATTAGATGAAACTCAAAAAGGAAATTATAGCTATAGCTGGACATTTAATGGTAATTTAATTGAAAGAGAAAACAATTATGATTTGACTGTAAATAAAAAAGGAATTTATAAAGTAGAAGTGCTTGATAACGAAGGGTGTTCTGCAACAAGAACCATTACAGTAAATGCATCTGATAAAGCAACATTAGAAATAGAAGTTGTCGATATGTCTTCAGATAATGCGATAACAGTTTTGGCTACTGGTGCTGGCGATTATGTTTTTTCTTTGGATGATAAAAATGGTGATTATCAAACAAGCAATATATTTACAAATGTGCCTGCAGGAATACACAATGTTTTTGTTAAAGACTTAAATGGTTGCGGTGTTGTTGCACAAGAAGTTGCAATTTTAGGAATTCCTAATTATTTTACTCCCAATCAAGACGGGTATAATGATACATGGAATTTAAAAGGAATAAATCCTATATTCACCTCAAAGACTAGTGTACAAATTTTTGATCGCTATGGTAAATTTATAAAACAAATTAATCCAATAGGAGAAGGTTGGGACGGAACATATTTAGGACAGCAAATGCCTTCGGCAGATTATTGGTATTCAATTCAACTAGAAGACGGAAGAATCTTTAAGGGGCATTTTAGTTTAAAGAGGTAA
- the araA gene encoding L-arabinose isomerase produces the protein MIDISQKEVWFVVGSQELYGEETLRKVAEHSQIMAKGLDASSSIPVKVVYKDVVKSPSQILDVCLAANSEKNCIGIIAWMHTFSPAKMWIGGLNILKKPLCHLHTQYNAEIPWGSIDMDFMNLNQSAHGDREFGFMMSRLRKKRKVVVGHWEDQRVQKQLGIWSRVVLGWDELQNLKVARIGDNMREVAVTEGDKVEAQIRFGMSVNGYDSSDVTKHIEKVTDKQLADLLAVYESSYNLTDSLKEGGAQRSSLVEATKIELGLRAFLEEGGFGAFTDTFENLGVWKQLPGIATQRLMADGYGFGGEGDWKTAAMVRALKVMCIGLEGGTSFMEDYTYHFTPQKSYVLGSHMLEICPSIADGKPSCEVHPLGIGGKEDPARLVFNSPAGDAINVSLVDMGTRFRLIVNEVEAVKPMAELPKLPVARVLWDCKPNLEVAATAWILAGGAHHTVYSQSITTEYMEDFADIAGIELLVIDEKTTVREFKDKINANEAYFHLFQHGL, from the coding sequence ATGATAGATATATCTCAAAAAGAAGTATGGTTTGTAGTAGGAAGCCAAGAATTATACGGTGAAGAAACACTTAGAAAAGTAGCAGAACATTCTCAAATAATGGCAAAAGGATTAGATGCTTCATCTTCAATTCCAGTAAAAGTAGTTTACAAAGATGTGGTAAAATCTCCTTCGCAGATTTTAGACGTTTGTTTGGCCGCGAATTCTGAGAAAAATTGTATCGGAATTATTGCTTGGATGCATACTTTCTCTCCAGCAAAAATGTGGATTGGCGGATTAAATATTCTTAAAAAACCATTATGCCATTTGCATACACAATACAATGCTGAAATTCCGTGGGGAAGCATCGATATGGATTTCATGAACTTGAACCAATCGGCTCACGGAGATCGTGAATTTGGTTTCATGATGTCTAGATTACGTAAAAAACGTAAAGTTGTAGTTGGACATTGGGAAGATCAAAGAGTTCAAAAACAACTAGGAATCTGGTCTAGAGTGGTTTTGGGTTGGGATGAACTTCAAAACCTAAAAGTAGCTCGTATTGGAGATAATATGCGTGAAGTTGCCGTTACAGAAGGTGATAAAGTTGAGGCGCAAATTCGTTTCGGAATGTCTGTAAACGGATACGATTCTTCAGACGTTACAAAACATATTGAGAAAGTAACAGACAAACAATTAGCTGATTTATTGGCAGTTTATGAGTCTTCTTATAACTTAACAGATTCTTTAAAAGAAGGCGGAGCACAAAGAAGTTCATTAGTAGAAGCGACAAAAATCGAATTAGGATTAAGAGCTTTTCTTGAAGAAGGAGGATTTGGAGCTTTCACAGATACATTTGAAAACCTTGGAGTTTGGAAACAATTGCCAGGAATTGCAACACAAAGATTAATGGCCGATGGTTATGGTTTTGGTGGAGAAGGAGACTGGAAAACTGCTGCAATGGTTAGAGCTTTAAAAGTAATGTGTATTGGTTTAGAAGGCGGAACTTCTTTCATGGAAGATTACACGTACCATTTTACACCACAAAAATCATACGTTTTGGGTTCTCACATGTTGGAAATCTGTCCATCAATCGCTGACGGAAAACCTTCTTGCGAAGTGCATCCATTAGGAATTGGCGGGAAAGAAGATCCAGCTCGTTTGGTGTTTAATTCTCCTGCAGGAGACGCCATCAATGTTTCTTTGGTTGATATGGGAACTCGTTTCCGTTTAATTGTAAACGAAGTTGAAGCTGTTAAACCAATGGCAGAATTACCAAAACTTCCTGTTGCTAGAGTTTTATGGGATTGTAAGCCAAATTTAGAAGTTGCGGCAACAGCTTGGATTTTAGCTGGAGGAGCTCACCACACGGTTTACAGCCAATCGATTACAACAGAATATATGGAAGATTTTGCAGATATTGCTGGAATCGAATTATTGGTAATTGATGAAAAAACAACTGTAAGAGAATTCAAAGATAAAATCAATGCTAACGAAGCATATTTCCATTTATTCCAACACGGCCTATAA
- a CDS encoding ribulokinase, which yields MKNYVIGLDYGTDSVRAVLIDTENGQELASNVSHYKRWKNKQYCDASINQFRQHPLDHIEGLEITIQNVVKESNVNPALVRGICIDTTGSSPVPVTKDGTPLALTKGFEENPNAMMVLWKDHTSINEANEINELAVSWGGEDVTKYVGGIYSSEWFWAKILHIARQDEAVRNAAHTWMEHCDLMTYLLIEDKDLKTFKRSRCAAGHKAMWHADWNGLPPVEFLEKLHPYLATLRGNLYDETYTSDLVAGKLSQEWADRLGLSTETVVAVGTFDAHSGAVGAKIEENTLVRVMGTSTCDILVGSYDEVGTKTVRGICGQVDGSVIPGFIGLEAGQSAFGDLLAWYKELLMWPTEHLLGTSSVLNDAQKEQLREEFSDKLIVELTKEAEKIPVSESLPIALDWINGRRTPDANQEVKSAISNLSLGTKAPHIFKALVNAICFGAKKIVDRFEEEGVKIDSVIGIGGVARKSPFIMQTLANVLNKPIKVATSDQTPALGAAIYAAVAAGIYPNVIEASQKIGSDFDGEYFPQTDKVEAYHKLLLGYEKLSAFADPTIKISQNEFSL from the coding sequence ATGAAAAATTATGTAATAGGATTGGACTACGGAACAGATTCTGTTCGTGCGGTGCTTATTGACACAGAAAATGGGCAGGAGTTGGCATCGAATGTTTCTCATTACAAAAGATGGAAAAACAAGCAATATTGTGACGCTTCTATAAACCAATTTCGTCAGCATCCTTTGGATCATATCGAAGGATTGGAAATTACAATTCAAAATGTTGTAAAAGAAAGTAATGTTAATCCGGCATTGGTTCGCGGAATCTGTATTGATACAACAGGATCTTCTCCAGTTCCAGTTACAAAAGATGGAACGCCATTGGCATTAACAAAAGGTTTTGAAGAAAATCCAAATGCCATGATGGTTTTATGGAAAGACCATACTTCTATAAATGAAGCAAACGAAATTAACGAACTGGCAGTAAGTTGGGGTGGAGAAGACGTAACAAAATACGTTGGAGGAATTTATTCTTCTGAATGGTTTTGGGCAAAAATCCTTCATATCGCAAGACAAGACGAAGCGGTTAGAAATGCAGCACACACTTGGATGGAACACTGCGATTTAATGACGTATTTGTTAATTGAAGATAAAGATTTAAAAACCTTCAAAAGAAGCCGTTGCGCAGCGGGTCATAAAGCAATGTGGCACGCAGACTGGAACGGATTACCGCCAGTTGAATTCTTAGAAAAACTGCATCCATATTTAGCGACTTTACGTGGCAATTTATATGATGAAACTTATACGTCAGACTTAGTTGCTGGAAAATTAAGCCAAGAATGGGCAGATCGTTTAGGACTTTCTACAGAAACAGTTGTGGCTGTTGGAACTTTCGACGCGCATTCTGGAGCAGTTGGAGCTAAAATCGAAGAGAATACTTTGGTTCGTGTTATGGGAACTTCAACTTGTGATATTCTTGTTGGTTCTTATGATGAGGTTGGAACAAAAACAGTTAGAGGAATTTGCGGACAAGTTGATGGATCTGTAATTCCAGGATTTATTGGTTTAGAGGCAGGACAATCTGCTTTTGGTGATTTATTGGCTTGGTACAAAGAACTTTTAATGTGGCCGACAGAACATTTATTAGGAACATCTTCTGTTTTAAATGATGCTCAAAAAGAGCAGTTAAGAGAAGAATTCAGTGATAAATTAATTGTGGAATTAACGAAAGAAGCAGAGAAAATACCAGTTTCAGAAAGTCTTCCAATTGCTTTAGACTGGATTAACGGAAGACGAACTCCAGATGCAAATCAAGAAGTAAAAAGTGCCATTTCAAACCTTTCTTTAGGAACAAAAGCGCCTCATATTTTTAAAGCTTTAGTAAACGCAATCTGTTTTGGAGCGAAGAAAATTGTAGATCGTTTCGAAGAAGAAGGAGTGAAAATTGACAGCGTTATCGGAATTGGCGGTGTTGCTCGTAAATCTCCTTTTATTATGCAGACTTTGGCTAACGTTTTAAACAAGCCAATTAAAGTGGCGACTTCAGACCAAACTCCTGCTTTAGGAGCGGCAATTTATGCAGCGGTTGCAGCTGGAATTTATCCAAACGTAATAGAAGCGAGCCAGAAAATCGGAAGTGATTTTGACGGAGAATATTTCCCTCAAACAGATAAAGTTGAAGCGTATCATAAACTGCTTTTAGGATACGAAAAATTAAGTGCTTTTGCAGATCCAACTATTAAAATTTCTCAAAATGAGTTCTCTTTATAA